The following are encoded together in the Pradoshia eiseniae genome:
- the thiW gene encoding energy coupling factor transporter S component ThiW, which yields MNRTKKLTMTALLAAITSISSSLIFIPIGFAKIFPIQHLVNLLSAVLLGPAYAIMQAFLSSTIRNIIGTGSLFAYPGSMIGAFLAAILYSKTKNIGLSALGEVIGTGILGAIATYPIAVLILGEEMTIFGLIPAFTISSFTGALLGYTLLNLLIRKRVILPGGQKVR from the coding sequence ATGAACCGGACAAAAAAACTGACCATGACCGCTTTACTCGCAGCCATCACGAGTATATCCAGCAGCCTGATTTTCATCCCGATTGGATTCGCAAAGATATTCCCAATCCAGCATCTCGTAAACCTGCTTTCAGCTGTCCTATTGGGCCCGGCCTACGCCATTATGCAAGCCTTCCTCTCCTCCACTATCAGGAATATAATCGGAACGGGCAGCCTATTCGCCTATCCCGGAAGCATGATTGGCGCCTTCCTGGCAGCCATCCTTTACAGCAAGACAAAAAATATTGGGCTATCTGCCCTTGGCGAAGTAATCGGCACCGGCATACTAGGGGCAATCGCGACCTATCCCATAGCCGTTTTAATCCTCGGAGAAGAAATGACCATTTTCGGACTCATCCCTGCCTTCACGATCAGTTCCTTCACGGGAGCCTTATTGGGATATACTTTATTGAACCTATTAATCAGAAAACGGGTCATCCTGCCAGGTGGACAAAAGGTAAGGTAG
- a CDS encoding DUF4260 domain-containing protein: MTVKRIVRIENGIAFAISFYIYVYLNFPVWLFFVLLLVPDITMIGYAMNKKIGAIVYNFGHSLIVPLLFFISYFYFSNVYLLIISIIWLAHIFMDRLLGFGLKYEDTFNITHIQKL; the protein is encoded by the coding sequence ATGACAGTTAAAAGAATCGTCCGTATCGAAAATGGAATTGCCTTTGCCATTTCTTTTTATATTTACGTGTACCTAAATTTCCCGGTTTGGCTGTTTTTTGTCCTTTTATTAGTTCCTGATATAACTATGATTGGTTATGCAATGAATAAAAAAATTGGCGCCATTGTTTATAATTTCGGACACAGTTTGATTGTACCGCTACTTTTCTTTATCAGTTACTTTTACTTTTCAAATGTTTATTTACTCATAATATCAATTATCTGGCTAGCACATATATTTATGGATAGATTATTGGGATTTGGATTGAAATATGAAGACACTTTTAACATAACACATATACAAAAATTGTAA
- a CDS encoding MerR family transcriptional regulator, whose amino-acid sequence MQIKDFSKKYKIQTDTIRYYEKEQILKPKRRDNGYREYDEDSEKQLQLIIVLKHLGFTIKEIQQLLILKDKPISAECNNSTVWLIEQKLSNIDGKIQFYEQASKTLKNVKELIKEEKYTENKEVIEDLLFELFKSSDKRNL is encoded by the coding sequence ATGCAAATCAAAGATTTCTCTAAGAAATATAAGATTCAAACGGATACGATTCGTTATTATGAGAAAGAGCAGATATTGAAGCCTAAAAGGCGAGACAATGGGTATCGAGAATATGATGAAGATAGTGAAAAGCAGCTGCAGCTTATCATCGTATTAAAGCATTTGGGCTTCACAATTAAAGAGATTCAACAATTGCTCATATTAAAAGACAAACCAATATCAGCAGAATGTAACAATTCAACCGTATGGTTAATTGAGCAAAAGCTATCAAATATTGATGGGAAAATTCAGTTTTATGAACAAGCATCAAAGACATTGAAAAACGTTAAAGAGCTGATAAAAGAAGAAAAATATACAGAGAATAAAGAAGTGATTGAGGATTTGCTGTTTGAACTCTTCAAAAGCAGCGATAAGAGGAATTTATAA
- a CDS encoding DUF4181 domain-containing protein, producing MVIVFEAVTNKDKWRGLILRLLTVLIILLLVVFSVEKMTDKFWGVKRKSISETPGKRIDRWGRAIIIFIFVVSSITKGSSVILEWQFVLFFMALMGFQVILEWKYLKKSKQYISSLISSMIICPIILLVIHFYS from the coding sequence ATGGTTATAGTATTTGAAGCAGTGACTAATAAAGATAAATGGAGAGGGTTAATTTTGAGGCTGTTGACGGTTCTAATTATTTTATTATTAGTAGTATTTTCGGTAGAAAAAATGACAGATAAATTTTGGGGTGTAAAGAGAAAAAGCATCTCCGAAACTCCCGGTAAAAGAATTGACCGATGGGGAAGAGCGATAATAATCTTTATATTTGTAGTATCCAGTATTACCAAGGGTTCGAGTGTCATTCTAGAATGGCAATTCGTTCTATTTTTCATGGCATTAATGGGGTTTCAAGTTATTTTGGAGTGGAAATATCTAAAGAAATCTAAACAATATATCTCGTCATTAATAAGTTCGATGATAATTTGCCCTATCATTTTGCTTGTAATTCACTTTTACAGCTAG
- a CDS encoding stage III sporulation protein AH: protein MINKNVKGKRYKQLIDLLLRNCDCFAFVADRQLMEFEKEYHAYMENVITDMEEHLIERRIQKEWETTRLSEDTAYVYYFKMNNATRQFLKDQCHSLFDWISPERPEDLMFYHKDKCILAVCSHEKYYLVEESVWDSFRLFS from the coding sequence ATGATAAATAAAAATGTAAAGGGCAAACGTTATAAGCAATTAATAGACTTACTCTTAAGGAATTGTGATTGCTTTGCTTTTGTAGCAGATAGACAATTGATGGAATTTGAAAAAGAGTATCATGCCTATATGGAGAATGTGATAACCGACATGGAAGAACATTTAATCGAGAGGCGAATACAGAAAGAATGGGAAACGACAAGGCTTTCTGAAGATACAGCATACGTTTATTATTTCAAAATGAATAATGCAACAAGACAATTTTTGAAAGATCAATGTCATTCGCTTTTTGATTGGATTAGTCCGGAACGGCCAGAAGACTTAATGTTTTACCATAAGGATAAATGTATATTAGCTGTTTGCTCTCACGAAAAATACTATTTGGTGGAAGAGAGCGTCTGGGATAGTTTCAGGCTCTTTTCGTAA
- a CDS encoding VOC family protein: MIFEVTYQVRVTDISIGQRWYEIFLNKTPDFIPHEGFAEWELIPGCWLQVAEGTPSGGSGPLRIGVKDIMYEKERLCRELKVDHFEIFSRPGVPVRWGSFTDPWGNGIGLFEYINKSKERERITTILGNREYF, translated from the coding sequence ATGATATTCGAAGTAACCTATCAAGTTCGAGTTACAGATATAAGTATTGGTCAAAGGTGGTATGAAATCTTTTTGAATAAAACGCCTGATTTTATTCCACATGAGGGGTTTGCAGAGTGGGAACTCATACCTGGGTGTTGGTTACAAGTCGCTGAAGGAACGCCTTCGGGAGGCAGTGGACCTCTTCGAATAGGGGTAAAAGACATAATGTACGAAAAAGAGAGGCTATGCCGAGAATTAAAGGTTGATCATTTTGAGATATTCTCAAGACCAGGAGTCCCGGTAAGGTGGGGCAGTTTTACAGACCCTTGGGGGAACGGTATTGGTCTATTCGAATACATAAACAAGTCAAAGGAAAGAGAGCGTATTACGACTATCTTAGGTAATAGAGAATATTTTTGA